One stretch of Podospora bellae-mahoneyi strain CBS 112042 chromosome 2, whole genome shotgun sequence DNA includes these proteins:
- a CDS encoding hypothetical protein (EggNog:ENOG503P024; COG:J) — protein MSQPPNPRPGLGLFTRGLSSLSQSTTDPNSPSVTTPAEQRDDAKRNFLKAMRPLPTQHYWNVWFDRPPTSTNPGEEYHSNLEQLGTTIESVQDFWRYANNTPVDQIRMKESIYLFKVGFKPIWEDRRNILGGSWTFRVPKGNGPDVWTRVQLLAVGEKLQSVLEEGDQICGVGLSVRFNSHLISIWHRDSSKKKSIDAMLECVLEELPPELTPKPDNYFYKKHSDHAGFKVPPELQAVIDSQKAREKAAAEKAAQGVQAVAGEAPEIREVPPSS, from the exons atgtcccaaccccccaacccccgcccAGGCCTAGGCCTCTTCACCCGaggcctctcctccctctcccaatcAACCACAGACCCTAACTCGCCCTccgtcaccacccccgccgagcAACGCGATGACGCCAAACGAAACTTCCTCAAAGCCATGcgtcccctccccacccagcACTACTGGAACGTCTGGTTCGACcgccccccaacctccaccaacccaggGGAGGAGTACCACTCCAACCTGGAACAACTCGGCACAACCATCGAGTCGGTCCAGGACTTTTGGCGCTACGCAAACAACACCCCCGTCGACCAGATCCGGATGAAAGAGTCCATTTACCTGTTCAAGGTGGGGTTCAAGCCGATCTGGGAAGACAGGAGAAACATCCTGGGAGGGTCGTGGACGTTCAGAGTGCCAAAGGGGAACGGGCCGGATGTTTGGACGAGGGTGCAGTTGTTGGCTGTAGGGGAGAAGTTGCAGAGTGTGCTTGAGGAGG GTGACCAAATCTGCGGTGTCGGCCTCTCGGTCAGATTCAActcccatctcatctccaTCTGGCACAGAGACTCCTCCAAGAAAAAGTCCATCGACGCCATGCTGGAGTGCGTGCTCGAGGAGCTCCCTCCTGAGCTCACCCCCAAGCCGGACAACTACTTTTACAAGAAGCACTCTGATCATGCCGGGTTCAAAGTGCCGCCTGAGTTGCAGGCCGTGATTGATTcccagaaggcgagggagaaggccgctgctgagaaggctgCTCAGGGGGTCCAGGCTGTGGCTGGGGAGGCGCCCGAGATTAGGGAGgtgccgccttcttcttga